The Myxococcus stipitatus genome has a segment encoding these proteins:
- a CDS encoding thioredoxin domain-containing protein has translation MASHPPPPGASNRLAQEPSPYLRQHARNPVDWFPWGEEALARAKAEDKPILLSVGYSACHWCHVMAHESFESPEIARWMNEGFINIKVDREERPDVDQLYQGVVQLMGQGGGWPLTVFLTPDLRPFYGGTYFPPVDSHGRPGFPRLLAALRDAWTNKRDEVLRQAAQFEEGLGVLAAYGLDAAPGTLVPADVVAMGQRMARQVDPVNGGFGGAPKFPNPMNLSLLLRAWRRGGGAPLKDAVFLTLERMALGGIYDQLGGGFHRYSVDERWLVPHFEKMLYDNAQLVHLYSEAQQVEARPLWRKVVEETVEYVRREMTDAGGGFYAAQDADSEGEEGKFFVWKPEEVDRVLSAERAALVKRHFHFAPRGNFEHGATVLEVVTSVDALAKERGVPAAEVERELAEARAALFAARESRVKPGRDDKILAGWNGLMIRGLALAARVFERPEWTRLAVQAADFVLASMWNGQRLARSFQEGQARIDGFLEDYGDLASGLTALYQATFDVKYLEAADALARRAAELFWDEDKGAYLTAPRGQKDLVVATYGLFDNAFPSGASTLTEAQVALAALTGDKRHLDLAEKYVSRMREGLVSNAMGYGHLGLAADALLDGAAGVTFAGTRDAVAPLLREANGVYAPTYAFGWNDTEAPTPALLKDLFEAREPVDGRGAAYVCQRFACERPRTDAREVAARLAPSSGE, from the coding sequence ATGGCTTCCCACCCCCCGCCTCCTGGCGCGTCGAACCGTCTGGCCCAGGAGCCCTCGCCGTACCTGAGGCAGCACGCGCGCAACCCGGTGGACTGGTTCCCCTGGGGCGAGGAGGCGCTCGCGCGCGCGAAGGCGGAGGACAAGCCCATCCTGCTGTCGGTGGGGTACTCGGCGTGTCATTGGTGTCACGTCATGGCCCACGAGTCGTTCGAGTCCCCGGAGATTGCCCGGTGGATGAACGAGGGGTTCATCAACATCAAGGTGGACCGCGAGGAGCGGCCCGACGTGGATCAGCTCTACCAGGGCGTGGTGCAGTTGATGGGGCAGGGCGGAGGCTGGCCGCTGACGGTGTTCCTCACGCCGGACCTGCGGCCCTTCTACGGGGGGACGTACTTCCCGCCGGTGGACAGCCACGGACGGCCGGGCTTCCCGCGCCTGCTGGCGGCGCTGCGCGACGCGTGGACGAACAAGCGCGACGAGGTGCTGCGGCAGGCGGCGCAGTTCGAGGAGGGGCTGGGCGTGCTGGCCGCGTACGGGCTCGACGCGGCGCCGGGAACGCTCGTCCCCGCCGACGTGGTGGCGATGGGCCAGCGCATGGCCCGCCAGGTGGACCCGGTGAATGGCGGGTTCGGCGGGGCGCCCAAGTTCCCCAACCCGATGAACCTGTCGCTGCTGTTGCGCGCGTGGCGGCGAGGGGGCGGCGCGCCGCTGAAGGACGCGGTGTTCCTCACGCTGGAGCGGATGGCGTTGGGGGGCATCTACGACCAGCTGGGGGGCGGCTTCCATCGGTACTCGGTGGACGAGCGGTGGCTGGTGCCCCACTTCGAGAAGATGCTCTACGACAACGCGCAGCTCGTGCACCTGTACTCGGAGGCGCAGCAGGTGGAGGCCCGGCCGCTGTGGCGCAAGGTGGTGGAGGAGACGGTGGAGTACGTGCGCCGCGAGATGACCGACGCGGGCGGGGGCTTCTACGCGGCGCAGGACGCGGACAGCGAGGGGGAGGAAGGGAAGTTCTTCGTCTGGAAGCCCGAGGAGGTGGACCGGGTGCTGTCCGCGGAGCGCGCGGCGTTGGTGAAGCGGCACTTCCACTTCGCGCCCCGGGGCAACTTCGAGCACGGCGCCACGGTGCTGGAGGTGGTGACGTCCGTGGATGCGCTGGCGAAGGAGCGCGGCGTGCCGGCGGCGGAGGTGGAGCGGGAGCTGGCGGAGGCGCGCGCGGCCCTGTTCGCGGCGCGTGAGTCCCGGGTGAAGCCGGGGCGGGACGACAAGATCCTCGCGGGCTGGAACGGGTTGATGATTCGCGGGTTGGCGCTGGCCGCGCGCGTGTTCGAGCGGCCGGAGTGGACGCGGCTGGCGGTCCAGGCGGCGGACTTCGTGTTGGCGAGCATGTGGAACGGGCAGCGGCTGGCGCGCTCGTTCCAGGAGGGGCAGGCCCGCATCGACGGGTTCCTCGAGGACTACGGGGACCTGGCCTCGGGCCTCACCGCGCTCTACCAGGCGACGTTCGACGTGAAGTACCTGGAGGCGGCGGACGCGCTGGCGCGGCGCGCGGCGGAGCTGTTCTGGGACGAGGACAAGGGCGCGTACCTCACCGCGCCGCGCGGGCAGAAGGACCTGGTCGTCGCGACGTATGGCCTGTTCGACAACGCGTTCCCCTCCGGCGCGTCCACGCTGACGGAGGCGCAGGTGGCGCTCGCGGCGCTCACGGGGGACAAGCGCCACCTGGACCTCGCGGAGAAGTACGTGTCGCGGATGCGCGAGGGGCTGGTGTCCAACGCCATGGGCTATGGGCACCTGGGGCTCGCGGCGGACGCGCTGCTCGACGGGGCGGCGGGCGTCACCTTCGCCGGGACACGGGACGCGGTGGCGCCGCTGCTGCGCGAGGCGAACGGCGTCTACGCGCCGACGTATGCGTTCGGGTGGAACGACACGGAGGCGCCCACGCCCGCGCTGCTGAAGGACCTGTTCGAGGCGCGCGAGCCCGTGGATGGGCGGGGCGCCGCGTACGTGTGCCAGCGCTTCGCCTGCGAGCGGCCCCGCACGGACGCGCGGGAAGTGGCGGCGCGGCTTGCTCCCTCGAGTGGGGAGTGA
- a CDS encoding ArnT family glycosyltransferase yields the protein MASPAPAPPPSSADLGLKSSLVVVGVALVLRVVLALGTNVYFDTAYYWQWARRLDWGYYDHPPLVAWLIAALGIHATALVCGTGTVVAVWGLARDVYADRAAAWRAAALWSVVPAGMVAGTWATPDSPLLLFWTLALWALWRERWLLAGLACGLALLSKFPAVLLGAAFLLAGLSQRRLPAWAWGTAALAAACVTPVLLWNAGHDWVGIAFQLRHGLDGKGGWATLGEFVGGQFVFGGLVLFPLAWVYAVRGPPTQVLLRMATVVPLLFFGYAAARARGEVNWPAMAYVSVCVGVAGMRPVWQRVALATNLALVLAVTSHLFFPVLRFKRDTALWRTQGWDVLSALARPHTLFPDMKPGDVVAVYAANYQLASQIAHYAKVPVGTAGPVRFSQYDLWPPPTVAPGQDVLWVEEDGPFAPSALTDRFTAMDEPAYLYGTYKGRVLHTFRVWWVRDAKP from the coding sequence ATGGCCTCTCCCGCACCCGCCCCGCCTCCCTCCTCCGCTGACCTCGGACTGAAGAGCTCCCTCGTCGTGGTGGGCGTGGCGCTGGTGCTTCGCGTCGTGCTCGCGCTCGGCACGAACGTCTACTTCGACACGGCGTACTACTGGCAATGGGCCCGGCGCCTGGATTGGGGGTACTACGACCATCCCCCCTTGGTGGCCTGGCTCATCGCCGCGCTGGGCATCCACGCCACCGCGCTGGTGTGCGGGACGGGCACCGTGGTCGCCGTCTGGGGACTGGCGCGCGACGTGTACGCGGACCGCGCCGCGGCGTGGCGCGCGGCGGCGCTGTGGAGCGTGGTGCCCGCCGGCATGGTGGCGGGGACGTGGGCGACGCCGGACTCGCCCCTGCTGCTCTTCTGGACGCTCGCGCTGTGGGCGCTGTGGCGCGAGCGGTGGCTGCTGGCGGGACTGGCCTGTGGACTGGCGCTGCTGTCGAAGTTCCCCGCGGTGCTGCTGGGCGCGGCCTTCCTGCTCGCCGGGTTGAGCCAGCGCCGGTTGCCCGCATGGGCGTGGGGCACGGCCGCGCTCGCCGCCGCCTGCGTCACCCCCGTGCTCCTGTGGAACGCGGGCCATGACTGGGTGGGCATCGCCTTCCAGCTCCGCCACGGCCTGGACGGCAAGGGCGGCTGGGCGACGCTCGGAGAGTTCGTCGGCGGGCAGTTCGTCTTCGGCGGCCTGGTGCTCTTCCCGCTCGCGTGGGTGTACGCGGTGCGGGGGCCGCCCACGCAGGTGCTGCTGCGCATGGCCACCGTGGTGCCCCTGCTCTTCTTCGGCTACGCGGCGGCGCGCGCGCGCGGCGAGGTGAACTGGCCCGCCATGGCGTACGTCTCCGTCTGCGTGGGCGTCGCGGGCATGCGCCCCGTGTGGCAACGCGTGGCCCTGGCCACCAACCTGGCCCTGGTGCTGGCCGTCACCTCCCACCTGTTCTTCCCCGTGCTGCGCTTCAAGCGGGACACCGCGCTGTGGCGCACGCAGGGCTGGGACGTGCTCTCCGCCCTCGCCAGGCCGCACACGCTCTTCCCCGACATGAAGCCGGGCGACGTCGTCGCCGTGTACGCGGCCAACTACCAGCTCGCCTCGCAGATCGCCCACTACGCGAAGGTCCCCGTGGGCACCGCGGGCCCCGTGCGCTTCAGCCAGTACGACTTGTGGCCCCCACCCACCGTCGCCCCGGGACAGGACGTGCTCTGGGTCGAGGAAGACGGGCCCTTCGCCCCCAGCGCCCTCACCGACCGCTTCACCGCCATGGATGAACCCGCCTACCTGTACGGCACCTACAAGGGCCGGGTCCTCCACACCTTCCGCGTCTGGTGGGTCCGCGACGCGAAGCCCTGA
- a CDS encoding S8 family serine peptidase — translation MTSSFSSYAGRWRRLSVMALGWGLIAPLPALAASKDAPKPGAARTASARVVEAGAASKPIAGLATEATGRYALVTGAGLVFHRTDNTVQALKTLQVPHSTLQLHTWEEVDAAGERQDFFAYSRGGTELAGRVQATTYQVRLEHVRFDPLREAQPLVSAQLMADAQNTLQLVQLTATPVPEMREALEREGGKVLRFLTDHTFLVEMDADTRKRVADLPFVRWVGAYHPEYRVESVLREAIQGHAAPLAPQRYSIMVGERGEARQGEVADAVRALGGTVELIEPGGLRVEATLTQDQLAKLARSNAVQYIDRWGGPGEVDMNIVRQLGGAKYLEDLKGWLGQGVRGEIFDTELRTTHQEWGFPPVIHSTSTAGSAHGTSCYSINFAQGIDANARGMLPYGQGIFFLYSQSTQFGGTKSRYDINRELTDPNGRYRAVFQTSSVGSALTTAYTTISAEVDDYLLRAPILSTQSQSNAGSTSSRPQAWAKNIVSVGGYYHNDDLDRTNDRWGGGASTGPAADGRIKPDLSYFYDAIRSANNSADNSYYNFSGTSAATPQTAGHFGVLFQMWHEGVWAGFGGKTDVFASRPQMATAKALMINMAYRYNWNVVGSNSDLTRVRQGWGTADLKKLYDRAAVTSIIDESDVITPLGIKSYTVSVAAGEKELNVTLVFNDPAGTVGAAQARINDLTLRVTSPGGVVYYGNNGLSAGNTSTAGGTSNKVDTVENVFLANPQAGLWKVEVLGDEIVQDARLETAAIDADYGLVVSGGLIQR, via the coding sequence ATGACCTCGTCATTCTCGTCGTATGCGGGACGCTGGCGTCGACTCTCTGTCATGGCCCTGGGCTGGGGCCTCATCGCCCCATTGCCGGCGCTCGCGGCGTCGAAGGACGCTCCGAAGCCGGGCGCCGCGCGGACGGCCAGCGCGCGCGTGGTGGAGGCGGGCGCCGCTTCGAAGCCCATCGCCGGACTGGCCACCGAGGCGACGGGGCGTTACGCGCTCGTGACGGGCGCGGGCCTGGTCTTCCACCGCACGGACAACACCGTGCAGGCGCTGAAGACGCTCCAGGTCCCCCACTCCACGCTCCAGTTGCATACCTGGGAGGAAGTCGACGCGGCCGGGGAGCGTCAGGATTTCTTCGCCTACAGCCGCGGTGGGACGGAGCTGGCCGGACGGGTGCAGGCCACCACGTACCAGGTGCGGCTCGAGCACGTCCGGTTCGACCCGCTGCGCGAGGCGCAGCCCTTGGTGTCGGCGCAGCTCATGGCGGACGCGCAGAACACGCTGCAGCTGGTGCAGCTGACGGCCACGCCGGTCCCGGAGATGCGGGAGGCGCTGGAGCGCGAGGGCGGCAAGGTGCTGCGCTTCCTCACGGACCACACGTTCCTGGTGGAGATGGACGCCGACACGCGCAAGCGCGTGGCGGACCTTCCCTTCGTGCGCTGGGTGGGCGCGTACCATCCCGAGTACCGCGTGGAGAGCGTCCTGCGCGAGGCCATCCAGGGCCACGCCGCGCCGCTGGCGCCGCAGCGCTACTCCATCATGGTGGGTGAGCGCGGCGAGGCGCGGCAGGGCGAGGTCGCGGACGCGGTGCGCGCGTTGGGCGGCACCGTGGAGCTCATCGAGCCGGGCGGCCTGCGCGTGGAGGCCACGCTCACCCAGGACCAGCTGGCGAAGCTGGCCCGCTCCAACGCCGTCCAGTACATCGACCGCTGGGGCGGCCCCGGCGAGGTGGACATGAACATCGTCCGCCAGCTGGGTGGCGCCAAGTACCTGGAGGACCTCAAGGGCTGGCTGGGCCAGGGCGTGCGCGGTGAAATCTTCGACACGGAGCTGCGCACCACCCACCAGGAGTGGGGCTTCCCGCCGGTCATCCACAGCACCTCCACCGCCGGCTCCGCCCACGGCACCAGCTGCTACAGCATCAACTTCGCGCAGGGCATCGACGCCAACGCGCGCGGCATGCTGCCCTACGGCCAGGGCATCTTCTTCCTCTACAGCCAGTCCACCCAGTTCGGCGGCACCAAGTCCCGCTACGACATCAACCGCGAGCTGACGGACCCCAACGGCCGCTACCGCGCGGTGTTCCAGACGTCGAGCGTGGGCAGCGCGCTGACCACCGCGTACACCACCATCTCCGCCGAGGTGGACGACTACCTGCTGCGCGCGCCCATCCTCAGCACCCAGTCGCAGAGCAACGCCGGCTCCACCAGCTCCCGTCCCCAGGCGTGGGCCAAGAACATCGTCTCCGTGGGCGGCTACTACCACAACGACGACCTCGACCGGACCAACGACCGGTGGGGCGGCGGCGCGAGCACCGGGCCCGCGGCCGACGGCCGCATCAAGCCGGACCTGTCGTACTTCTACGACGCCATCCGCTCGGCCAACAACAGCGCCGACAACTCGTACTACAACTTCAGCGGCACCAGCGCGGCCACGCCCCAGACGGCGGGCCACTTCGGGGTGCTGTTCCAGATGTGGCACGAAGGCGTGTGGGCGGGCTTCGGCGGCAAGACGGACGTCTTCGCGAGCCGCCCGCAGATGGCCACCGCCAAGGCGCTGATGATCAACATGGCCTACCGCTACAACTGGAACGTCGTCGGCTCCAACAGCGACCTGACCCGCGTGCGCCAGGGCTGGGGCACCGCGGACCTCAAGAAGCTGTATGACCGCGCGGCCGTGACGAGCATCATCGACGAGTCCGACGTCATCACCCCGCTGGGCATCAAGAGCTACACGGTCTCCGTGGCGGCGGGGGAGAAGGAGCTCAACGTCACGCTCGTCTTCAACGACCCGGCGGGCACGGTGGGCGCGGCCCAGGCGCGCATCAACGACCTCACCCTGCGCGTGACGTCTCCGGGGGGCGTCGTCTACTACGGCAACAACGGCCTGTCCGCCGGCAACACCTCCACGGCGGGCGGCACGTCGAACAAGGTGGACACGGTGGAGAACGTCTTCCTCGCCAATCCCCAGGCCGGCCTGTGGAAGGTGGAGGTGCTGGGCGACGAAATCGTCCAGGACGCCAGGCTGGAGACCGCCGCCATCGACGCCGACTACGGCCTCGTCGTGAGCGGCGGCCTCATCCAGCGGTAG
- a CDS encoding ABC transporter permease, producing the protein MESFLQDVRYALRTLRGSPGFAFMAVLALALGIGATSAVFSVVNGVLLRPLPFHEPERLARVFGNLRAWDLTDITSSVPEYQEYREQLRSFSSLAAYVQGDMTLTGGERPQRVVATRATASLLQTLGVTPSLGRGFMAQEEVPGHDRVVLLTRKAWREHFAEAPDVLGQTLRLDGEPYTVVGVLPEEGLYPVETEVFLPLAPPAEHFSENYRGARYLSVLGRLRPGVTEEGTREDLARASRVLGEAHPAHYQDAGWSLSLKSLEERTVGGVRGTLWLLMGAVGFVLLVACSSVANLLLARGVARGREVAIRAALGADRRRLVAQLLTESLLLAVAGGALGVLLAAWGMDALLALVGDALPRAGEVRLDATSLLFTAGVSLLTGVVFGLVPALRVSRVDLDAAMRQGARGTADGATGRLRGGLVVGQIALALVLLVGAGLFSRSFVSLREVDPGYSPDGVLTGQLSLSRASYPDAARQAAFQAELLTRVQALPGVASAGLANILPLSGQRDNTFDIEGRTLTTADRLPAVQYRAVSAGYLRTLQVKLRQGRMLQDSDDAHAPGALVINRTFADLYWPKGDALGQRLKLHAPDARWATVVGIVEDLREANLSEPARPTAYWSLAQQPSANLGLVVRLAAGAPESVVASVEAALREVDGDVPLYAVTSLSRMVEDSLGSRRLSALLMGLFAGVSLVLAALGIAGVIAFMVVQRTRELGIRMALGAARGDVLRLVLGQGMRLASLGLVLGLALSLALSWGLSRMLGPLLYGVTALDPWTFAGVAGLLGGVALLATWLPARRATRVDPIIALRAE; encoded by the coding sequence ATGGAGAGCTTCCTTCAGGACGTGAGGTACGCGCTGCGGACGCTGCGCGGCAGCCCGGGCTTCGCCTTCATGGCGGTGCTCGCGCTGGCGCTGGGCATCGGCGCCACCAGCGCGGTCTTCAGCGTGGTGAACGGCGTGCTCCTCCGGCCGCTGCCCTTCCACGAGCCCGAGCGGCTCGCGCGCGTGTTCGGGAACCTGCGCGCGTGGGACCTGACGGACATCACCTCGTCGGTGCCCGAGTACCAGGAGTACCGGGAGCAGCTGCGGTCCTTCTCGTCGCTCGCGGCCTATGTCCAGGGCGACATGACGCTGACGGGCGGCGAGCGCCCCCAGCGCGTCGTCGCGACGCGGGCCACGGCCTCGCTCCTCCAGACGTTGGGCGTGACGCCCTCGTTGGGGCGGGGCTTCATGGCGCAGGAGGAGGTTCCGGGCCATGACCGGGTGGTGCTGCTGACGCGCAAGGCGTGGCGCGAGCACTTCGCCGAGGCCCCGGACGTGCTCGGCCAGACGCTGCGGCTGGATGGTGAGCCCTACACGGTGGTGGGCGTGCTGCCGGAGGAGGGGCTCTATCCGGTGGAGACGGAGGTCTTCCTGCCCCTGGCGCCCCCGGCCGAGCACTTCTCAGAGAACTACCGGGGCGCGCGCTACCTGTCCGTCCTGGGACGCCTGCGGCCGGGCGTGACCGAGGAGGGCACGCGCGAGGACCTGGCGCGGGCCTCGCGGGTGCTCGGCGAGGCGCATCCGGCGCACTATCAGGACGCGGGCTGGTCCCTCTCCCTCAAGTCGCTGGAGGAGCGGACGGTGGGAGGCGTGCGCGGCACGCTGTGGCTGCTGATGGGCGCGGTGGGCTTCGTGCTGCTGGTCGCGTGCTCGAGCGTGGCGAACCTGTTGCTGGCGCGGGGCGTGGCGCGGGGGCGCGAGGTGGCCATCCGCGCGGCGCTGGGCGCGGACCGTCGTCGGCTGGTGGCGCAGCTCTTGACGGAGAGCCTGTTGCTGGCGGTGGCCGGAGGCGCGCTCGGCGTGCTGCTCGCGGCGTGGGGCATGGACGCGCTGCTGGCGCTCGTGGGGGACGCGCTGCCCCGGGCCGGGGAGGTGCGGCTGGACGCAACGTCGCTCCTGTTCACCGCGGGCGTGTCGCTGTTGACGGGCGTGGTGTTCGGCCTGGTGCCGGCGCTGCGCGTCAGCCGCGTGGACCTGGACGCGGCGATGCGACAGGGCGCGCGCGGGACGGCGGACGGGGCGACGGGGCGGCTGCGCGGGGGCCTGGTGGTGGGGCAGATCGCGCTCGCGCTGGTGCTGCTGGTGGGCGCGGGGCTGTTCTCGCGCAGCTTCGTCTCCCTGCGCGAGGTGGACCCGGGCTACTCGCCCGACGGCGTGCTGACGGGGCAGCTCTCCCTGTCGCGCGCCAGCTACCCGGACGCCGCGCGGCAGGCGGCGTTCCAGGCCGAGCTGCTGACGCGTGTCCAGGCGCTGCCCGGGGTCGCCTCCGCGGGGCTCGCCAACATCCTCCCCCTGTCGGGTCAGCGCGACAACACCTTCGACATCGAGGGGCGCACGCTGACGACGGCCGACCGGCTGCCGGCAGTGCAGTATCGCGCGGTGTCCGCCGGCTACCTGCGGACGCTCCAGGTGAAGCTGCGTCAGGGTCGCATGCTCCAGGACTCGGATGACGCCCACGCGCCAGGGGCGCTGGTCATCAACCGGACGTTCGCGGACCTCTACTGGCCCAAGGGAGACGCGCTGGGCCAGCGGCTGAAGCTGCACGCGCCGGACGCCCGGTGGGCGACGGTGGTGGGCATCGTCGAGGACCTGCGGGAGGCGAACCTGAGCGAGCCCGCGCGCCCCACCGCCTACTGGTCGCTGGCGCAGCAGCCGTCCGCCAACCTGGGGCTGGTGGTGCGCCTGGCGGCGGGCGCGCCGGAGTCGGTGGTCGCCAGCGTCGAGGCGGCGCTGCGCGAGGTGGACGGGGACGTCCCCCTCTACGCGGTGACGTCGCTGTCCCGGATGGTGGAGGACTCGCTAGGCTCGCGGCGGCTGTCCGCGCTGTTGATGGGGCTGTTCGCCGGGGTGTCGCTGGTGCTGGCGGCGCTGGGCATCGCCGGCGTCATCGCGTTCATGGTGGTGCAGCGCACGCGCGAGCTGGGCATCCGCATGGCGCTGGGCGCGGCCCGGGGAGACGTGCTGCGGCTGGTGCTGGGGCAGGGCATGCGGCTGGCCTCGCTGGGGCTGGTCCTGGGCCTGGCGCTGTCGCTGGCGCTGTCGTGGGGCCTGTCCCGGATGCTGGGGCCGCTGCTGTATGGCGTGACGGCGCTGGACCCGTGGACGTTCGCGGGCGTGGCGGGGCTCCTGGGCGGGGTGGCGCTCCTCGCCACCTGGTTGCCGGCGCGACGCGCCACGCGCGTGGACCCCATCATCGCGCTGCGCGCGGAGTAG
- a CDS encoding tRNA(His) guanylyltransferase Thg1 family protein, translated as MLDPDELARRVRQGELFHALRLLPGAWAVLRVDGRGFSRFTQERFEKPFDPVFHRLMVRTASALLEDFQGVLAYTQSDEISVLFRPEWRLFDREVEKLVSLSAGLASATFTHGAGVPAMFDGRVWLGADERAVLDYFAWRQADGTRCALQGWCYWTLRKEGLSAAQATRELDGRSTSFKHELLFQRGINFNDLPAWQRRGVLVRWERYTKEGVDPRDGSRTRTTRRRLGVDADLPMKDDFARHLRDVLATSPAQAP; from the coding sequence ATGCTGGACCCTGACGAGCTGGCGCGCCGCGTGCGGCAGGGAGAGCTGTTCCACGCCTTGCGCCTGTTGCCGGGGGCGTGGGCGGTGCTGCGGGTGGACGGCCGCGGCTTCTCCCGCTTCACGCAGGAGCGCTTCGAGAAGCCCTTCGACCCCGTCTTCCACCGGCTGATGGTGCGCACGGCCAGCGCGCTGCTGGAGGACTTCCAGGGCGTGCTCGCGTACACGCAGAGCGACGAAATCTCCGTCCTCTTCCGGCCGGAGTGGCGGCTGTTCGACCGCGAGGTGGAGAAGCTGGTGTCGCTGTCGGCGGGGCTGGCGAGCGCCACGTTCACGCACGGGGCGGGCGTGCCGGCGATGTTCGACGGCCGCGTGTGGCTGGGCGCGGACGAGCGCGCGGTGCTGGACTACTTCGCGTGGCGGCAGGCGGACGGCACCCGGTGCGCGTTGCAGGGCTGGTGCTACTGGACGCTGCGCAAGGAGGGGCTCTCCGCGGCGCAGGCCACGCGCGAGCTGGACGGACGCTCGACGTCCTTCAAGCACGAGCTGCTCTTCCAGCGCGGCATCAACTTCAACGACCTGCCGGCCTGGCAGCGCCGGGGCGTGCTCGTCCGCTGGGAGCGCTACACGAAGGAGGGCGTGGACCCACGCGATGGCTCGCGCACGCGGACGACCCGGCGCCGCCTGGGCGTGGACGCGGACCTGCCCATGAAGGACGACTTCGCCCGGCACCTGCGCGACGTGCTCGCGACCTCACCGGCCCAGGCGCCGTAG
- a CDS encoding DUF350 domain-containing protein, whose translation MDPVLFLVGLVKVVLGGLVAALGIWFALRGLSRILGSQPVEELRQGNVAAGIVHATSLVALGMLVQHAVLATSDAVDLTVRALPVQPLMVGRLLVVAALHVGLSLGVGVAVLGLGILLFDRMTPGIDELAEVRKGNVAAALILSAMLLVLALLTAPGLQSALDGLIPFPQLPEGTLRAPS comes from the coding sequence ATGGACCCCGTCCTCTTCCTCGTCGGACTCGTCAAGGTGGTGCTGGGCGGCCTCGTCGCCGCGCTGGGCATCTGGTTCGCGCTGCGCGGGCTGAGCCGCATCCTCGGCAGCCAGCCGGTGGAGGAGCTGCGCCAGGGCAACGTCGCCGCCGGCATCGTCCACGCCACCAGCCTCGTCGCGCTGGGCATGCTGGTCCAGCACGCGGTGCTGGCCACGTCCGACGCGGTGGACCTCACCGTGAGGGCCCTGCCCGTCCAGCCGCTGATGGTGGGCCGGCTGCTCGTCGTGGCGGCGCTGCACGTGGGCCTGTCGCTGGGCGTGGGGGTCGCGGTGCTCGGGCTGGGCATCCTGCTGTTCGACCGGATGACGCCCGGCATCGACGAGCTGGCGGAGGTGCGCAAGGGCAACGTCGCCGCGGCGCTCATCCTCTCCGCGATGCTGCTCGTGCTCGCGCTCCTGACGGCGCCCGGCCTCCAGTCCGCGCTCGACGGCCTCATCCCCTTCCCCCAGCTCCCCGAGGGGACGCTGCGCGCGCCATCGTGA
- a CDS encoding AAA family ATPase, whose amino-acid sequence MELVVFIGLQGSGKSSFFRQRFASSHVLVSKDLWPSTRDKEARQRRVVAAALAAGSSVVVDNTHPEVEARAPLIALGREHGARVVGYFFSSRLEECLARNARRTGRARVPDVALYATLKRLRRPSLSEGFDSLYFVRLAAEGDFVVEAWREDADAGP is encoded by the coding sequence ATGGAACTCGTCGTGTTCATCGGGCTGCAGGGCTCCGGCAAGAGCAGCTTCTTCCGACAGCGCTTCGCGTCGAGCCACGTGCTGGTGAGCAAGGACCTGTGGCCGAGCACGCGTGACAAGGAGGCCCGGCAGCGGCGGGTCGTCGCCGCGGCGCTCGCGGCGGGGAGCTCGGTGGTGGTGGACAACACCCACCCGGAGGTGGAGGCGCGCGCGCCGCTCATCGCCCTGGGGCGCGAGCACGGCGCGCGCGTCGTGGGCTACTTCTTCTCGTCGCGGTTGGAGGAGTGCCTGGCGCGCAACGCGCGGAGGACGGGCCGGGCGCGGGTGCCGGACGTGGCGCTGTACGCCACCCTGAAGCGGCTGCGGCGCCCGAGCCTGTCCGAGGGGTTCGATTCGCTGTACTTCGTGAGGCTCGCCGCCGAAGGAGACTTCGTCGTCGAGGCGTGGAGGGAGGATGCCGATGCTGGACCCTGA
- a CDS encoding C40 family peptidase → METFVQKALAQAGDKYIFGAETKLNDPNPKAFDCSELVEWAAAQAGVHMPDGTMNQVPYCKQKGTTLSVEQALKTRGALLFKPGHVAISLGDGRTIEAKGSAYGVGIFSAKGRGWTSGALVPGLKY, encoded by the coding sequence GTGGAGACGTTCGTCCAGAAGGCACTCGCGCAGGCGGGCGACAAGTACATCTTCGGCGCGGAGACGAAGCTGAACGACCCCAACCCGAAGGCGTTCGACTGCTCGGAGCTGGTGGAGTGGGCGGCGGCGCAGGCGGGCGTGCACATGCCGGACGGGACGATGAACCAGGTGCCGTACTGCAAGCAGAAGGGCACCACCCTCTCCGTCGAGCAGGCGTTGAAGACGCGGGGCGCGCTGCTGTTCAAGCCCGGCCACGTGGCCATCAGCCTGGGCGACGGGCGCACCATCGAGGCCAAGGGCAGCGCCTACGGCGTGGGCATCTTCAGCGCCAAGGGCCGGGGCTGGACGTCCGGCGCGCTGGTGCCGGGCCTCAAGTACTGA